The following nucleotide sequence is from Mobula birostris isolate sMobBir1 chromosome 15, sMobBir1.hap1, whole genome shotgun sequence.
TACACCCAAGATgcagccgactaaatttacaaccctctgcagcttttttttgcTGTTACTCTGTGTAGCATTTGGTAAAATGGAATCTCCTTGGTCAGGATTAAAGGTCGCCTAAGAATCAGTCACGTTGATGCTGAATTGGAGTAACACATTGGCTAGATTTAGTATAGATGACAAATTGTCTTTCCAAATATTCTGCAGTGGCCTGATTGGGATTTTATGAAATCCTACATTGTTGTGGTCTCTTTTACTGATTTTGACTTCCAACATAATGTTAAAAAAAACTAATTCCAATTCTCAAATCGGCCTGTTAGGATTTGAATTCATTTCCTTCATTATTCCATATTATTTAATGGGATTTTAATAGAAAAACAAAATGATGCTGAAAACTTGAAACACAAATGGTGAAAattctcagccagtcaggcaacgTGCACACGCTAATAATTTGGTTTATTTTACGTGTTGCTTTTTCTCCACAAACGAGTCTACTATGAAGtacaaagacaagaaaatctgcagatgctggaaatccaaagcaacacagacaaaatgctggaagaactcagcaggtcaagcagcatctgcggaaaagagtaaacaattgatatttcaggcagagacccttcatcaggactgggaaaaaaaaagatgagaagactgggggaggggaggaagaagtacaaggtggtaggtgataggtgaagccaggtgagaggatggtgaagtaaagagcttggaaaatgataggtgaaagagataaagggcttgagaagggggtatctgataggagaggacagaaggctgcagaagaaagggaagggggaggagcaccagagggaggtgatgggcagcgaaggagataaggtgagagaggggaatggaaatGTTGAAAGGAGGGAGGGGATGCATTTCCAATAAGTTtgggaaattgatgttcatgccatcaggttggaggctacccagacagaatataaagtcaTGCTCCTCAacttgaatgtggcctcatcatggcagtaaaggaggccatggactgacatgttagaatgggaatgggaagtagaatggaaatgggtggctaccaggtgaccccgctttttctggtggacggagtggcagtgctcggtgaaactgtctcccaatctacgtcaacTCTCTCTGATAAACacgaggccacactgggagcaccggatacagtcgatgaccccaacagactcacaagatgaagtgtcgtctcacctggaaggactgtttggggccctgaatggcagtgagggtcaggtgtagcacttgttccacatGCAAcagtaagtaccaggagggagatcaatggggaaggatgaatggacaaggagctgtttagggaacgatccctgtggaaagcagaaagatgtgcttggtggtgggatcccattggaggtggcagaagttatgaagaattatgtgctggacgcaaaggctggtgggtggtagttgaggacaagtgaaactcaatccctggttgggtggcgggaagatggggtgaggtcAGACATGCGCAAATTGGAatagatgcaggtgagggcagcatggatggtggaagaaggaaagTTCCTTTATCTTATTCACCCACTGATTCTCAGTTAACTGGTCTATATGTCTTCCCACCCGTCACTCTTAAAATTCAATGTCCCTCTCTCAGTTCcgccgtctctgccgcatctgctctcaggatgaggcttttcaatcCAGGATGAAggggatgtcctccttcttcaaagaaaggggctttccttcctccaccatcaatgctgccctcacctgcatctcttccattttgcacataTTTGCCCTCTCCCAGGGGTATTGTTCCTTATcatcacttaccaccccaccagcctccacatccggcacataattctccataatttcCCCCCATCTCCAATGTGATCCCACTACGAAGTACATTTTTCCCACCCCTCCTCACttcccactttccgcagggatcgctccctacgtgactcccttgtccattcattgctccccactgatctccctgctggTACTTACCCtttcaagtggaacaagtgccacacctgcctgatgcactatcaattaccccaaaagactggaagtacagtaaatactgaaaggcttttattagcagtaaagtGTGACCTCGActatgctgagtatctgccctggactgagagaggagcagtggcacaatcgcctttattcaggggtctgtgggagaggccacaggagcagtcggcagaggggcgtgtcctgacaggtaacccagttacaacatatatatatggtttaccacactgccCCTACCCCTCctacctcactaccattcagggctcctaatagttcttccaggtgaggtggcacGTCACCTGTGAggctgttggggtcacctattgtacCTGATACCCCCAGTGCGGCTCCTGTATCTCGGTGAGACCTAATGTAGAATAGGAGACTGCCTCACCAAGCACGTACGCTctatccgccagaaaaagtgggatctcccggtggccacccatttcaattgtacttcccattcgcattctgacatgtcagtccacggcctcctgtactgccgcagtgaggccacgctcaggttggaggagcaatacgttatattctgtttgggtagcctccaaactgatggcatgaacatcgatttaatTGCACCTCCCACCCCTTcgccattcccattcctgtctccctctctcaccttatctcctttcttgtccaacacctccctctggcgctcccctcccccccttcttgttcttccacagccttctaccctctcctatcagattcccccttcttcagcccctttATCTCTtgacctatcagcttcccagctctttacttcacccctccccctctcctggtttctcctatcacctaccagcttatacttcttcctcccctccccccaccttcttacccaaacttctcatcttctttttccagtcctgaggaagagtctcggcctgaaatgttgactcttttccaCATGTGTGATACTATGAGGTCGTATCTTTTTACATTCTGAGTAGGTGAACCATGTAAGTCAGTGAAATCTGGAATAACACCAATGGATGCCAGGGGAACGTACCGATTAGCGCGAGGCCAGTGCAGCTTGGagcgtcagagtttggagtttcaTTCCGACGTCACCTGTAatgagtctgtacgtcctccccctgAGAAGCATGGATTTTctccgggtactccagtttcctcccacaatccaaaggttcactggttagtaggttaatcggtcactataaattgtcctgtgattaggtaagggttaaatcaggggtttgctgggtggtgaggctcgaagggccagaaggtccCATTCTGCACTGtgactcaataaataaataaactcagATCCATtcatgatcagaatcaggtttattatcaccggcaagtGACATAATatagtagaaaaaaaacaaaataaaataataaataaaaagtaaatcaattacagtatacatgtattgaatggattaaaaatcatgcaaaaaacagaaatatatattttaaaaaaagtgaggtggtgtccaaggattcattccccatttaggaatcagatggcagaggggaagaagctgttcctgaatcgctgagtgtgtgccttcaggcttctgtacctcacatctgatggtaacagtgagaaaagggcatgccctggatgctagaggtccttaataatggacgctgcctttctgagacactgctccttgacgATATCCGGGGTACTTTGtcggctagtgcccaagatggagctgactagatttacaaccttctcagcttctttcagtactgtgcagtagcccctccataccagacagtgatgtggcctgtcagaatgctctccacggtacaactgtagaagtttctgagtgtatttgttgacatacaaaatctcttcaaattccaaaTGAAGTATAACCACTGTTTTGCCTTATTTATAACtgcgtcgatatgttgggacctggtTAGGTCCTCAGGGATTTACTAACAACTGACATGTATTTTGAAGGATTATTTAATCTATAAGCAGTATAATACAATATGTAATAAAACATGTTCTAAATTGGAAGCAATGCTTTTAAAATCTTATTCCCAGGTTCAATGGGTAGCCGGGTTACAGAATGACAGAACTATCACTGCCACGGTTAATGCACCCAGTGGGTATTTGatagaaacatccagtgaaacaAGTGGACAAATCAACTTCAAAACAGAACAAACAGGTATGGTCTGCAATTTTACTTTACGGAATGTTATCAGTGAGCAGATGATGATTCTGTTCTGGCTCCTGCAGTCCAATCAATTTACCGGAGCCCTAACTCCCATGCCATCTTTCAACTTGCAGGGCATTAGTACTGCACTCCTATGTGATTAACTGGGGCCCCTATATCCCCTGGGCTCCTCAAACTGATTCCGGTTTCCCATACTCCTTTTATTTTCACTGTATTGTAGGTTATTCTGACAACATAAAAAGTTTTGCCTAAGAATTAGGTGAACACCTGCAAATTTGTCATTGTTTGAAGTAGTTTAAAGATATTGTATAAACCCAAATGTAACCTTACAATTTTCTTTAATGAACTATcataatttgttttgttttaggTTTTTATCAACTTTGCTTGAATAACTTTTTTTCACACTTTGGATCGAAGCAGATCTTTATCAGTTTTGGAACTTACTATGATGGTTTTGATGAAGAAAAGGAAACAGTCAATAGAGTAAATGTTCATCTGAATGACACTGTATCAGCGATTCAGGTTAGAAACATTGATCAGATAATGTTATTGAGTATTTATACTAACTTACTCCTCTTCTTTACAGCTGAATGTTGTTATTGTGATTCTAGtttagtttgatttttttttattgccgTGATTAGTTGAGGTTGTATATTTCTTGCTGAGTTGTGTAACTGTGCAGTAAAATTGTGCTAACTAGGACAATTTTAATAGAAAAGCCTTACATTGGTGAACAATGGCAACAGGATATTTATTATGAAAGGAAACAACAGCAATTTTAATGCAAAAAATTTGGCAAGCACATTGTTTAATGAGATAAGCTTGTTTAAAACATTGTCCTGGAGGTATTAACAGTATCATTTTTGTTATATTACTTTGaaaaatgtagataaatgtggCATAGAGCAAGATTCCATACCATATATAGTAATCAAATTGCTGAACATATTTTGGTATTGTTGATTGAGGGAATGAAGGATGTAAACACACAGCAAGAATTCTACTTGATTAGTGGTATGAATTCATTGAGAATCTACCAGGACCATTATCGGAAATTTGGTCCATTGTCTCAAATTAAAGCTGAGCTGTTCTATCATTACAGCAGTCTCATCATCATACTTTTAAAATAGACTGTAAATCCTGATTATATCTGCAAAATCTAGAAATCTGGAGCTGAACGAGCATACAGAATTAGAcccagaatctggtttattatcactggcatatgcacGTGGAATAAAAATGCAATCTCAAAAAAACTGAATCAAGGTGTTCTGTTTATAACACCTCTATGATCTACTCAATCTTGTGGACTAATAAAGCATCAAATTGCCTCAATATGGAACAGCAGACTGATAAGATCTGTTTTTCAGAGTACATTGCAGTGCTCTAGGGATTTTCATCAAATCCAGCAGCTAGAGAGATTCAGATCAATGGCAATAGTCCTgtccacaaaaaaaaaagaataacaagTGCAATCTCACCTGTTAGTAGCCAATTAGTGTATGCTCAATCAATAGCAATGATCAAATGGCACTTACTTATTAAGGGCCTGCTCACTCTGCCCACATTTGGTGCAAACAGGATCATTTGACTCTGGATCTCAAGAAAGCTGAACTCCATTTGACATCCCATCCTGCAATTTCGACATTCACTTCCTCCGCAATTAGTGTACCCTCTGCAACATGAGCTGCAGCAACTGTTCAACGCTTCCCAATACTGATGTAGAAGCTTAGCTAAACAGATTTTAGTAGTTTCAGAATTTATTACCACATTCTCAAGCATATCTTGGAATGGCCCTTTCCCTCTTCTCTCACTATTGGGACACTGGTGTCACTATTATCTCAGAAACAAagtttcaaagtccatttattatcaaagtatgcataaattatacaccttgagattcgtctgcttacaggcagccacaaagcaagaaacctgaaagaatcccatttttaaaaaacacccaatgcacagagagaaaaaaattccacaaattatGCAGACAATAAAAGCAAGAAACAGACTGTTTTTAGCAAGATAtaagtttttatgtattgcaaaagTGTTTATGTCACATATATCTATGTTCAACTCTTTATGTGATATTTTATGCATTATATTACTTTTATATCAGCATCTATTCATTACATTAATTATTGTTTTAAAATATGTCTTGTACAAAATTTACAATCTTTCTTTCTACGCCCAACATTTTCCCCACAGGATGCAACTATCCAGATACAGATCTATGTTTTCCATATGTGGAGATACTATAACTTTGCCAGGATGCATAAAGGAGCTGATTACTTTGCATCACTTGCACTCAACAATTATGTGTACTGGTGGTCATTTATCCAGAGTGTAGTCATTGTTTTATCTGGTGTTTCACAGCTTTACTTTCTGAAGCAGCTGTTTGCTGTGAGAGACATCACTGCAGGTGAAAAGCCCAGATGCTAAGCACAATCTTATTTAAGAAATGTAATGGTGCTAAATTGACTGGATTAAATAGCTTACAAACAAATTTTATTCTGGCTCTGTCCTTTCATTTAGGGTTTGTTTTTGGATAAAGGAGGCAGAGGAATAAGGGAAAAGAAAGGTGAGGGTGTGTGGGGATAGAGGGGGGTGGTTaccgaaagttagagaaatcaatgttgttGCCTTCAGATTGGAAACTACAAAATGGCTCAAGGCAGGAATGAAAAATTGATGCTTTATTCTCTCAATGACAAAAGCTAAAAGTTTCTCCTCCccattgaagggtctcagcccaaaacactgactatttattccttttcatagatgctgcctgacatgctgagttcctccagcattctgtatgtgttacTCCTTCTCATTGAACTTCTGTAAATAACATCATTCTGAACTTTTAAACCTCTCATCTGTTAGACCATGAATCAGTTCAATTCTCCACTTTCTCCTTGGGTATGCATAGTACAGTATTGAAAGTGATTATTTAAAAAATCTCATTAATAAATAATTTCTATGCTAGAGACCTGTTTACTAAAGGGTTTACTGGAGAAGCATTCTGCAAATGACTTGCTCACTAAAGTTTGTAATTGCAGTGGATTTTGGTTAGTTGGGACACACTGGAACAGGTATACCTTggctcaattaagtggctgctccaattagccaaagtGCCATGGAATGATTAAAATCATATAtaaaagacaaattgtgtaatAAATTTGGGATTaaaagaaatacagaacaaattagaagacTACTAATACTAgtatagtactataaaactgtgtttcTAATAGTTAATGACAGAGGAATTCTTCTACTGTACactgtcatttttttttactgtaaatgaacaaaattagtgcagacaCTTAGTAcaggtaatggactgcctttCCACATTGTTGTCACCaattgcatccttcaaatcttcattttaattccagcattcaagatgattgtcaataccttcaaattcttcatagctcCTAACTTTttgaagcagtgaaattgtttaatttttacTCCCAGCCACGTTTCTGTAAAGGAGAGTACAtggcagtccctgatgtccctctgctacagcaatcttgctctgaagtTTTCAATTAGTtcccagagactgtacatttgccaTCAGAATGGTTGTGAGTGGAAATCTAAGGCATCTGTGTTTGAATCACATCTCTAGACAGGCACAGCAACCCCACTTTAATATTCTTAAAGGGGAATTGCACTTGCAACCTGAGTCTGCCATCTGAGGTTTGTCGATTTTGAGTGTGGATAGCTTTTTTAAACATCTTGAAAAGATGctggctgtgactgtggatttcagctgtagtaccAAACGGGAATATCTGATGATTCCTATTGAAACTGCACGCAAAGAGTCACATTTTGTGGCACTATTTGCTACTGGAAGATGgtaatgcttgaaaccacagtgaacaaaacggttctgattattcttattatttctcaccaactaacAGTGACAAAAATTGACACACAAAACTGATTCTGTTTTAAAACTGTTTGCATGAAGCACAGTGTGCTGTTTAGCGGCCAAGTAAGTGCACATgattgatgctagttagaaaatgTTCAGAAGGTCTCCTGTCCCCATTAAGTGGCACAgcatcccaaataaatgaagggaatcctggctattttctctatTAGTTTTTGTTACTtgtgttgtcccaaataaacagctgccccaattaacagatgacccaattaaccagaatccactgtacatagCAGACCACACAGAGATGAAcgaagtcaatgtttcaggttgatgacctaTGATCATCAGAAAGATCACTGCAAACATGTGGTAGATTGTAAATGGGAAGACTATTTTTTACAAGTTAGCACTTGCATTTTCCCTTAATCTACATTATTCATTGTCCAAAGTGAGATTATGACTGGAAGTAACTCAGATTATGACTGTTGACAGGCACATAATAAATTTATTCTAATATGAGGGagatttaatttcctcatctatCCTAGAAAGTAATAACTTTTACAGAATGTTTTGTGATGAACTGTCCACAAATGAATATTTCTACCATCTTAACCAGAATCCTAACGAAGACCAGATCGCATTAAAAAGGTGAATGTCAAGAATTCCACTGATGAAGATCATCAAAGTCTTCTAATGCCTTTATCAACATTCTTATCACAACCAATATTACTAAAATCTGACAAACATTTGTCTTCTGATTTGGGGACCTAAACGAATAGAAATGTATTTGCATCCTATTATTTTACTGTTTCCAATTGATCAATAGTACCTGACAAAACTTCACAATTTAAAGGCTTCTGGACAGATTGACCAATATACTTCAGCTCTATTAATCATCGGCGAGAAACCAGATTTCTCTTTTGCTGATATGTTGTCAATGTAATAGGAGAGCCTGCACTTCCAAAGCAATTCAATTAAGAAACGCGTTAACTCAACCCAAAGACGTGTATAAGGTGATTTCAAAATTAACTTTGTTTATATTATGTTGCAAGTATAGGGAACGTCAATATCTGTTACATTTAAAATAAGTAGAGGGGAAAGCTTCATTCCAAACTAGTGAGATTTAACGCTCCCCAAATTAACATAAAGTCACAATTAAACTTCTCCGCCTCAGTCCTTACGATCGATCGCAGTTACTACGCCACGGCAGTACTTCCGGTCAGCTGACTGTTTCGCATGACGGTATTGGAGGAGGCGGAAGTGGAAGCGACAGCTGAGGGAAGATCGGAGGGTCTTTCCAATTGAGGTGAAAAATTAATTGAAGCTGGTGGCAGTTTGGACCTTGGCACACAATCAGTTAATTTACTTTTTACAGGGTATGTACTTTTAGGTAGGCAGTAGATTTGGGTACGCGGCtgtttgagtgagtgagagatcaGCAATCTgtgataaaacaataacaattgcGTTTCTGTTAGGTGCGTGTATGTAGAAACAGTGTCCAGTCAGTCAATCATCTCCGTGTTTCCTGAACTTTTAACTTGCATATGAGGGTGGTGTATTCGGGAATTCTGGTTACTTCCACGTTCTGTTTTCTAGTTAATTCTTAATTAGCCTATCATTAAATGACACAGTGGCTGAAAATTCCAGTGTCTAGAGTGCAGATTACAACATTTATTGGAATCCTTTTAATGATTTTCTACAGTCGTCATATATCCTTTGGTTTAAAATATTTTGAGCACACTACTGCGCAACAGCAATGCTTTACTTAGTATGGTCTTGATCTGATTTTCAAAATCTTCAATTTCTCCTTCGGTTCTCTTCATAGCCGAGGACCCAATTAATCCTCAAGATCTTGAATTCCCTCAGAAACAAGAGATGTGTGTAACTTTGATTTCCTAATTGTAGGACCAAATATATTGCCTGGAATTGAGCGATGTACAAATGCATGAAAACCGATTCTCTTATGTAGTTTCATTTCTTTCTATAAACAAGTTTTAAGTTTCAGTTGTCCTTCCTTGGAGGAGCTAGGGAAAATACAATTGGATATTCAGGTGTAGCAAAAAGTTCTTCTCAGGTCTGATCAATTTTC
It contains:
- the tmed6 gene encoding transmembrane emp24 domain-containing protein 6, with the translated sequence MSTQSFVHVCLCVILLLSGRCQKSESTSGSSEPDVFHGANQHDFSVIVEGGGQECLWQYAEQKGYFYFNYEVQWVAGLQNDRTITATVNAPSGYLIETSSETSGQINFKTEQTGFYQLCLNNFFSHFGSKQIFISFGTYYDGFDEEKETVNRVNVHLNDTVSAIQDATIQIQIYVFHMWRYYNFARMHKGADYFASLALNNYVYWWSFIQSVVIVLSGVSQLYFLKQLFAVRDITAGEKPRC